The Solanum pennellii chromosome 11, SPENNV200 sequence AAAAACTGTTGCACACAACTGCAGCCAGCTGTGGCAGGATCAATGATAGGTGTTCGGCTCGGTCTATCGCAACACATTAAAGATGCCAATGCTGTGTTTTCTCTTGTTCTTGATGAAGAAGACATTAGCAACATCCTACAAGTTACAAACAAGGGCAGAGATCTTCAAAAAGTTATTGGCGACTGCGGAGATGAATACAGGCGTGCTTAGAGCCACAAGGGCGGAGAAATTCActtaatatgtataaataatctATCGAGAGCctcgataaaaaaaaaaaagtttatgttttaaaatcaataaaCTTCATACTTTCTGTAAGGATCATTCTTTATCTTCTCTATGAACTTGTATAGAAGttgtagttttttattttatttatatgtattattgGTATCTAGTGTAGATAAGCCTAAAAAATGTCATCACAAGTAATCTGTACTTAAATATACTCACTGAATGGAAGTTTCTTTTGATTAGTATATATGTCATATCTGATTTTCTCCATATTACAAAATGAACAAcaagaaaattttaagaaattgtgCATCTTTTATCCTCTCCAgaatttcattttataaaattgcaCTAAGTATATTGTTATCGCTTTAAACTTTGAATGAAATACATTACGACACAATATtcaaaggcataatacatatattgaaccttaaacttggcttcaaattttaactctgacctccaactttcataatgcacaaacagacactttaactatccaacttttaaataaataaacacataagtcctACGTGACACAATACACGtggaaaaaaaatgacatgtaggatatatgtatttatttgttcaactttatacaaatttaagtgtctatttgtgcacattcaaaattgaaggacataaatgtgatttgaagccaagttaaagggcacatttatgtattataccaTATTTAAAATTCTCTAAAGTTAActcaagataattttttttgttgggataattttaatttagtttttcaaGAGGAGACTAAGCACAACTATTAGCAAGTTGAAGTTTGGATAATTTTGTTCATAAGAAGAGTACTAATGacatttaacttttattttttagtttttttttcaaaaaaaaaattattatattacagCCCTTGAAGTTTTATTTCGACGTATTctgtataatttataatattttgttaaattgtcCTTATTCATAAAAGTATTACAATCTCTTCAACTATTAAAACTATGGTAaaaaatttagtttcaatttataGTGTATATTATGGGATTACATTTAGTTAATTTCTATAACTGTTTAActtgatttgaaatatatttatactttttcctaaattaaacaagttatttatttaaaacatatatttgaGGTGTGATCTGGAACTATTTAAGAAGTTgccaagaaaaaataattttcaaatcatttaaattagtattttttgtcCTTACCCTTTTCTTACtgtcataataaatataattagaaattaaataaagatgTAACTTGATTGaccattttttttctcattgaattttataaaatcctataaatgtaaaaaatttgttctttatttttccaCAAATCTCAAGACTCATAGAAGGtactttcttctcttttatgtttcatttctTCATATATATTCTAGcatgatttttctcttttaattcttcattttttttatgaattatccTGTGAGTCCTAATTAACAAGTTTATAGATCTACATTCGTTTTTTTCTTTagattatataatttaaattttatatcgcGATATATACAgtacttaaaaagaaaaaaaaacatcaacatttatttataaatggtatagatttaattttttgttatttatttttccagATATCTCAAAAGGtacttttctctctttttatgTTTCGTTTCTCATATATACTCTCGCTTGATTTTTTCTtgtaattcttcatttttttaacaaattattCTGTGAGTCCTAATTAACAAGTCTATAGACATACATtcgtttttttctctctttagattttataatataaattttatatcgcAACAAATAgagtgaaaaaggaaaaaacattaaaatttaatcataaatggtaatagatttaaattttgagatatcataaatttaaaaaattgaattgttaaGACTCTTAAAAGTTAATTTCttgtatcaaaagaaaaaaagttaaatcaCTTTCAAAGATAACCTAAAGAAATTAggattattttctttatttttgtttcatacatttgtatttatttatttattcatttttagattttaaataaaataattttacccATATAAACTGTGTTTAacaattctaaattaattttacttGAATATATTCTATTGTAGCAAATCTTTAAATATACAtctttttgaataaataataatgtcaCAATTCAATTACctaaagattttaaaatttatcatttttcccttattaattttttttggggtggaGGGTGGGGGGTTTCAAATtagacaattatttttaaatgaataagcAAGAGTTGAATGCCAACTACATTTTTAGACtactataaataaaaacaatataatgTCTCACTTagaattaatgattttttactagaaaaattatatgtatcaaaacatttattacataattaaaagttgaattcttaatttcaattaaatgattgttttgaatttttcaactaATTACAATGATCCAACATAGATTTTCTTGACACAAATCTTTAATGCCATTAACAACATGTAGTAACAtagatatatacaaaaaaaaatgtactgAACCTTCATATTAATATCTtctgtagtttttttttttgcttgtttatattttttaatattctagactttaatatatgttaattatatattttgctATATAATACAAACTTGTATGTTTTCACAAtcacaataataattaaattacatgaCTTTTATATAATCTTTTTGTCTATTTTataattcttcaatttattttacaGGATTTGATTGAAAAAATGTCATCAAATGATTCTACTTCCCCTCTTAGTGAAACTAAGTCATCCAATGATCTTCTCAAAGCTCTTATGgtaatttattactttttttttctttaaataattgaTGCATATAAAttgttacattttcaaatatttttttgtaaatcaaaataaatataattataagctatttttttttgtacatttATTCGATTAGGCTCCAAGAAATTGGTTTTCGCGCTACGACATGTTACAAGAAAATGACATGGAAAACATGTCACAAGGAACCATGAGTGTACCAAGGTTGATTCGATACAATATACTTGATTTCTTTCATTAGCAATGAAAACgaaatatgtgttttttctGACATTTTATCTTTCCTATCCTTGACGAACAGCTCACAACCCCCTCCTCCCAATGCGGAGAGGGGTAAAAAGGAAATTGTTCAGCTACAACGTCGAGTAGGAAAAGCCCCTATAGACAAACCTATGGAGGAAGTGTCTACACCTCCATCCAAGGGCAAAAACCGCGGTAACTGTCTTGTctattgttttgtttgttttatatttccgatgtcttatattttatttttggaaaaattctTGTAGGTCCCATTGCGTTGCCACCTTCATGTGGGGCCGCTGCTAGTAACATTCAAAGTATGATGATGAGGGTTGTAGAAAATCAAAAACGTGGGGCTCCCAATTCTGAAACACCTGTCTCAATAAAAAAGAGAAGGGTTCCAGAAATGATAAGTTCGCGTTTTCTCCAAAGTCTTGATAAGAGGGGTACAATGCCCGAGGTGAAGGCAGCCTTAGTAGAGTCAACTACATTCCTCAAGCCTTCGGACCCTGCATCATATAGTCAAGTCCACTCAAAGAATGCAAGGCTCCAGGCTGAGGCAAATGAGCTCCGGACAATGAATAGAAAACTCAAGGCCGAGGCAAGTAAGCTCAAGTCAAAGAATGTTGAGCTCCAGGGTGTGGCAAGTGAGCTTCGGTCAAAGAATGAAGGGCTCCAGACTAACAATGAGATTCTAAAGGTTACGATAACTTCTTTGAACCAAAAGGTTCAAGAGGTTAAACGGCGGAAAGAGGAGAAGGAAGTTGAATTGTACGTTCTAACCAAATCAAACAAGAATCTACTCAGGGAAATCTCCTTAAGGAAGGACAGATTCGCTATTCTTAACTCCACGCACCATACCTTGCAAGAAAAGGTGGCTAAGTTAGAGGCTGATTTGACATTGGTTCATGAGCAACGTCATAAGGATGCAATAGACAGAGCTCGAGTTGAAGCCAAGCTAAACGCATTGCAGGTGAGACGCAACACTGATAAGTATGAAGCTGAACTGGACAGGAATTGGGTGGCCCTAAAAACCCGAGTGAACACCCTTCATGAAATTCAAGACGGGCTTGATCTCCCGTTGGCTATCAGTGAAGCTGAagctgctgctaattctgcaaGAGAAGCCGTGGAGCAGGCTTTAACCAGAAATGAAGTCGATGGCTCTAAGACCGAAGATGCACCTCCTCTGCCCTAATTCACTCTCTCTGTTTTTCGTTTTGTTTTTgttgcaactttttttttagaacctctgtttgtatttgtatttgtgatTGTGTTTGCATTTTTATCGAATCGAGGTATGAGTTTCTATCTCTGAATGTTTCGCTTATGTTTATAGATGTCTGATAAGACCATacaattgaataattataaGTTGTTGAGTTAATGATTTTTAAGGCATACATTAATCTATCTTGAAGTTGAGTTTATGGAAGGCTAATATCAGTAAGTTATATTAATGTTTGTGATTTTAGACATGTATGTTGTTACATAAAGTATAATAGATATAGATTTTAATGTGTAaccattcaaaaataaaaaaatttacaacaCTCCAAATACTAATAGTCTATAATATAGGTGATTTTGTTAGAAATGAAgaggaaattttttaaaacctaGCTATCGTATTGGAATAAGTATTAATGCGACTATACCAAGCTCGTAGAGCTTGTTTTAGTTCATAGCTCATATGGTGAATTTTTGATATGGAAGTATTAGGGTTCTTGATCGAGAAGAGGAACCCTAGGTGAATTTTGATAGAATTTCTAGATACTTGAATGTTTAGATTGATGATTTTGAAGGAAATCTAGTTACTTGAATGATATACTCCGTTAAAAAGCTCGAAAAGATTTAAAATGGGGTTAAAAAGCTTAGAAAAGGACCAAAATAACCTTGGAACACGTGCAGGAAGTTCCTAAAAAAAGTGCCGCAACCCTTCACAAAAGGCTCTATGGTTCGTGGAACATTCCACCGTCTATAGTGTCATTCGTAGAACTTCGACTTCCTGACAGAGCTTCACTAAAACAAGCATAACTATTTACTCCATATTTAAAACGATGCAAAATTGTTCAATCATAGAAAGCTTACACGGTGTTTCAAGACTTGGAGTCCACGAGACCCTCTTACGAATTGTAGAAGCTTCTACAAGCCCTAGTTTGGTTCGTGAAACTTGGACATGAGAACAATTATTTAGAGTATGGTTCTATTGCCACTATATGTTTCTTTGTTGTATTGTATGCGCTATAAGATATATAAAATGGATACACACATTTAGCAATATATAGAATGACTAAAATCCGAATTTATAAGCTTGAAATCTTGGCTgactttcatttcatttatgaatatattttatgaaaaaaataatgctTTTTCTGTTATCGTTATTATAACAGCGATTTGATAGatcaaattatgaaattttactCTACATGTtagtataattataaattaacaataaaaaaataagaaaatttctgAAGTTACACCCATTTAAAAGGAAATGTAAAACAATTTAACTTTCATATATCACTAAAATGACGACAATAACAATTTAACTTTCATATATCACTAAAATGACGACAATAACAATTTAAATGCTCAATCAACATTCTAAGGATGTCCAACATTTTCTTCTCCACCATTGTTATTTGCAGCAATCTGATTAACTTGGATCTTCCTTTGTTCAAATTGAGCCCTCTTAACAGCAATTAACTTTAACAAACCCTTTATTTCCGCAACATTTACTTCATCGAGGCGTTTGTTTCCCTTGAGAATTTCATTGAAGAGGTTCTCCATTTCCATCTTCTCAACAGTTTCCTCTAATTTCCTAATTTCTTCTTCGcgctctttaatttttaattgaagaAAGTCGTTATGCATAGTTATCTTGTGTTTTGGAAAAGCTA is a genomic window containing:
- the LOC107004032 gene encoding agamous-like MADS-box protein AGL63, whose protein sequence is MSGKKVCLTTSDPGEEIKRKKILDKKLASLCKKAYDLSVLCDVKVGIVCSIPENPEVFSWPSSIEAQNIVTDHIAFPKHKITMHNDFLQLKIKEREEEIRKLEETVEKMEMENLFNEILKGNKRLDEVNVAEIKGLLKLIAVKRAQFEQRKIQVNQIAANNNGGEENVGHP